From a single Aspergillus puulaauensis MK2 DNA, chromosome 2, nearly complete sequence genomic region:
- a CDS encoding MFS transporter (COG:G;~EggNog:ENOG410PHMS;~InterPro:IPR020846,IPR011701,IPR036259;~PFAM:PF07690,PF00083;~TransMembrane:12 (i78-100o112-129i141-159o165-183i204-223o243-265i353-374o401-421i428-445o451-472i493-511o517-536i);~go_function: GO:0022857 - transmembrane transporter activity [Evidence IEA];~go_process: GO:0055085 - transmembrane transport [Evidence IEA]) translates to MGDRSPTQKKEPPVSQEQEQEASFVDTADKDIAAGHVDYHGINTTTIAQGADEVYEKKVAIMNEALIDLGMGSFQWKIFALTGLGWFIDNFWMQAITIISPAVQVEFSVDRIAFLTVAKYAGLVVGSSIWPMTADFIGRRLAFNVTLLISAVAGLVGAGSPNFTAISVFCAFIGVGTGGNQPVDSAIFLEFIPATHQYLLTMQSAFWSLGQAIAALIAWPLMAKYSCPSDTPSGQCTFQDNLGWRYCYWTFGGLTLSMFLARLFFRVYETPKYLLGKGFDRQAVDVVSKVASRNRTSTWLTVTHFEAIDAQLASQRSEETQEAPNATSTNILKRSITKFSPEKVKALFSTPRLAFSTTMMLFLWCSIGMAYPLYNSFIPIYLAAKGVEYSSTSPAQVYRNYAIQAVCGIPASLLGGITVEMRHIGRKGTGTIACISTGVFLFLFTRASTNAAVLGFTCAIAFFQNLVYGLLYSYTPELFPAPVRGTANGLVALFNRLSGLMAPIIAAYTGVETDMPVWISAALFVLAGLVFLVLPVETRGRAAA, encoded by the exons atgGGAGACAGAAGTCCCACCCAGAAGAAAGAGCCTCCGGTCTCccaagagcaagaacaagaGGCGAGTTTCGTTGATACAGCCGACAAAGATATCGCTGCCGGCCATGTCGACTACCACGGAATCAACACTACGACTATCGCCCAGGGCGCCGATGAAGTTTATGAAAAGAAAGTAGCGATCATGAACGAGGCCCTGATTGACCTGGGGATGGGCTCGTTTCAGTGGAAGATCTTCGCTTTGACTGGCCTCGGGTGGTTTATTGATAAC TTCTGGATGCAGGCAATAACTATCATCAGTCCCGCTGTGCAAGTCGAGTTCTCTGTCGACAGGATCGCCTTCCTCACCGTAGCCAAGTACGCTGGGCTGGTCGTGGGATCGAGCATTTGGCCGATGACAGCGGACTTTATCGGCAGACGGCTTGCGTTTAATGTTACTCTGTTGATATCTGCTGTCGCAGGGCTGGTTGGGGCCGGTAGCCCTAATTTCACTGCTATCTCGGTGTTCTGCGCCTTTATTGGCGTGGGAACTGGTGGGAATCAGCCTGTGGATAGCGCCATCTTTCTCGAGTTCATTCCTGCGACGCATCAGTATTTGCTTACCATGCAATCGGCATTCTGGTCCCTTGGGCAGGCTATTGCTGCGTTGATTGCTTG GCCTCTAATGGCAAAGTATTCTTGTCCCTCTGATACGCCTTCCGGTCAATGCACGTTCCAGGATAACCTTGGATGGCGATATTGCTATTGGACCTTTGGTGGCCTTACCCTGTCCATGTTCCTGGCACGTCTGTTCTTCCGAGTCTACGAAACCCCGAAATATCTGCTGGGAAAAGGCTTCGACAGGCAGGCTGTCGATGTCGTGTCAAAAGTCGCATCTCGAAATAGAACCAGTACCTGGCTGACAGTCACCCACTTCGAGGCCATCGACGCCCAGCTTGCAAGTCAACGATCTGAAGAAACCCAGGAAGCCCCAAATGCAACCTCCACAAACATCCTCAAACGCAGCATCACCAAGTTCAGCCcagaaaaagtaaaagcCCTCTTCTCAACCCCTCGTCTCGCCTTCTCGACGACCATGATGCTCTTCCTCTGGTGCTCAATCGGTATGGCATACCCCCTCTACAACTCCTTCATCCCAATCTACCTCGCCGCCAAAGGCGTTGAATACAGCAGCACATCCCCAGCACAGGTATACCGCAACTACGCCATCCAAGCAGTCTGCGGAATCCCCGCCTCCCTCCTCGGCGGAATCACCGTCGAAATGCGCCATATCGGCCGCAAGGGCACAGGGACGATTGCATGCATCAGTACAGGCGTCTTCCTGTTCCTATTTACCCGAGCCTCTACAAACGCCGCCGTACTGGGGTTTACGTGTGCGATTGCGTTCTTCCAGAATCTTGTCTATGGTTTGCTTTACTCTTATACACCGGAGCTCTTTCCCGCGCCGGTGAGGGGTACGGCGAATGGACTGGTGGCTCTGTTTAATCGGTTATCTGGGCTCATGGCGCCGATTATTGCGGCTTATACCGGGGTTGAGACGGATATGCCGGTTTGGATCTCGGCGGCGTTGTTTGTTCTTGCTGGTTTGGTGTTTTTGGTGCTACCTGTTGAGACGAGGGGGAGGGCTGCTGCTTGA
- a CDS encoding uncharacterized protein (COG:S;~EggNog:ENOG410PN54): protein MAPSVALEIPHAAGILPKTSQSQDGPAGPNYTGTLFNPAKHLSFSPPSKTLQMSDLALSPTALSNIATTEPFPLLSHDGVLAHRQEIFSPGVLDNCMHHTRPGSVQIRGMAPRYAPFIHQFWHSPEVLRIISDVAGVELVPAMDYEISHANVQLGAGGLEEVRGTPVEPPVATEEAIENFRKEKEKEKKREAVTDQTRPIIEWHKDSHPFVVVVMLSDARHMAGGETELMKGDGTTLKVKSPQMGCAVLLQGRYITHTAAPVTNMPERVTIVTSFRPKNPMLLDETTNANVRNKSHLSELYYQWTTYRLDVLAERARIAAETLRKRYDDNVKQSDPEGKKGLCRTETVDAAAMQKWADEQIAYIQQTMYEMRPLA from the exons ATGGCCCCCTCAGTGGCACTCGAAATTCCGCATGCCGCTGGCATACTCCCAAAGACATCGCAAAGCCAGGATGGCCCAGCAGGCCCAAACTATACTGGCACACTATTCAACCCAGCAAAGCAcctctccttctcaccaCCCTCCAAAACCCTCCAAATGTCCGACCTAGCCCTGTCTCCCACAGCCCTCTCCAATATCGCAACAACAGAACCCTTCCCCCTGCTCTCCCACGACGGAGTCCTCGCGCACAGACAAGAAATATTCAGCCCGGGCGTGCTGGACAACTGCATGCACCACACACGGCCCGGCTCAGTCCAGATCCGCGGGATGGCGCCGCGCTACGCCCCCTTCATCCACCAGTTCTGGCACTCGCCCGAGGTTCTCAGGATTATCAGCGATGTTGCGGGCGTGGAACTTGTTCCGGCGATGGATTATGAGATTTCGCATGCTAATGTTCAACTTGGGGCTGGGGGGTTAGAGGAGGTGCGTGGGACGCCTGTAGAGCCGCCTGTTGCGACGGAGGAGGCTATTGAAAATTTCcgaaaggagaaagagaaagagaaaaagagagaggcTGTGACGGATCAGACAAGGCCGATTATTGAGTGGCATAAGGACTCGCATCcgtttgttgttgttgttatgtTGTCCGATGCGAGACATATGGCTGGGGGAGAGACGGAGTTGATGAAGGGGGATGGGACGACTTTGAAGGTGAAGTCACCGCAGATG GGCTGTGCTGTCCTACTGCAAGGACGATATATCACGCATACCGCAGCGCCTGTAACCAACATGCCGGAGAGAGTTACGATCGTGACGTCGTTCCGGCCAAAGAACCCCATGCTGCTTGACGAGACGACAAATGCAAATGTCCGGAACAAGTCTCATCTTTCGGAGCTGTACTACCAGTGGACAACGTATCGTCTGGACGTGCTGGCAGAGCGTGCGCGGATCGCTGCAGAGACGTTGCGCAAGCGATACGATGATAACGTCAAGCAGTCCGATCCagaggggaagaaaggaCTGTGCCGTACCGAGAcggtggatgctgctgcaatGCAGAAGTGGGCAGACGAGCAGATTGCTTATATCCAGCAGACGATGTACGAGATGAGGCCACTTGCGTAG
- a CDS encoding uncharacterized protein (InterPro:IPR021858) produces the protein MGRRGPGILKTSTETGKARTVNSLDSVPLTNRISGLSTSPFELDATESVLLDRYVQRFSTTYPAFSGPTNPFLTVLLPLATQSRVVLDSLLALSAVQSWENGSFGMGAAMLRLRQKALGGCRQLLSQLNMRRVELNRPAGMHDQTIIRVFASCMLLLLYEKLAGEGQENWSPHLSFIAQLCSQPLFWPVDKEFDFLLSLFWYNDLVRSTSLQTPTLSDFYLTGISTQLSLDRLSSPGRFAFPRLIARISSGDPTVTDADIAAWDGRLDWFPSFALVASGDAETRTHWDNRYLTMDPHVHCVKHLINNNDPTGHTIMSELYRISGMVYRRQCVNMPMEQYLSKNCLALWAVQLVQLLPEGSPFESTLLWPIGIVAKELNLLDEPQRAYILARLKALERQFRMKHFSCVIDMLLRSWRASDAGIANTINSTILLG, from the coding sequence atggggaggagggggccAGGCATACTGAAAACTAGTACAGAGACAGGCAAAGCTCGTACAGTGAACAGCCTCGATAGTGTCCCTTTAACAAACAGAATCAGTGGGCTATCAACTTCGCCGTTTGAGCTCGATGCGACCGAATCAGTGCTTCTCGACCGCTACGTTCAGAGATTCTCAACGACTTATCCCGCCTTCTCAGGGCCTACAAACCCATTCCTGACCGTTTTGCTACCACTCGCTACGCAGAGCCGTGTTGTACTGGACTCGCTTCTCGCGCTCAGTGCCGTTCAGAGCTGGGAGAACGGATCATTCGGAATGGGTGCAGCAatgctgaggctgaggcagAAGGCACTGGGCGGCTGTCGGCAGCTTCTATCACAACTCAATATGCGTAGGGTTGAACTCAACAGGCCAGCAGGAATGCACGATCAAACTATCATCCGCGTCTTTGCTAGCTGTATGCTCTTACTACTTTACGAGAAACTGGCTGGCGAAGGCCAAGAGAACTGGTCCCCTCATCTCAGCTTCATCGCCCAGCTCTGCTCCCAGCCCTTATTCTGGCCTGTGGACAAGGAGTTCGACTTTCTCTTAAGTCTCTTCTGGTACAACGACCTTGTCCGATCAACTTCATTACAGACGCCGACTCTCTCGGACTTTTACCTTACCGGGATCTCGACTCAGCTCTCCCTGGACCGGCTTTCAAGCCCGGGACGCTTCGCTTTCCCTCGCCTTATCGCGCGTATTAGTTCCGGGGATCCAACTGTGACGGACGCAGATATTGCCGCCTGGGATGGACGGCTGGACTGGTTTCCTAGTTTTGCCCTTGTGGCGTCAGGGGATGCTGAAACTCGTACTCATTGGGACAATCGATATCTGACGATGGATCCCCATGTCCACTGTGTCAAACATTTAATCAATAACAACGACCCAACCGGCCATACAATAATGTCTGAGCTATATCGAATCTCAGGCATGGTTTACAGACGACAGTGCGTAAACATGCCCATGGAACAATACTTGTCCAAGAATTGTCTGGCCCTGTGGGCAGTCCAGTTGGTGCAACTGTTGCCTGAAGGCTCGCCTTTCGAAAGTACACTTCTCTGGCCAATTGGAATTGTTGCGAAGGAGTTGAACCTTCTTGATGAGCCCCAGCGGGCGTATATCCTCGCTCGTCTGAAGGCCCTTGAGCGGCAATTTCGCATGAAGCACTTTAGCTGCGTGATAGATATGCTCCTCAGATCCTGGAGGGCAAGTGATGCAGGTATAGCAAATACTATCAACAGTACAATCCTACTGGGATAG
- a CDS encoding SDR family NAD(P)-dependent oxidoreductase (COG:Q;~EggNog:ENOG410PMP0;~InterPro:IPR036291,IPR002347,IPR020904;~PFAM:PF00106,PF13561;~go_function: GO:0016491 - oxidoreductase activity [Evidence IEA];~go_process: GO:0055114 - oxidation-reduction process [Evidence IEA]) — protein METTQPSPDPPLATYPDLKDKVIFLTGVGQSGDPNLTIWGNGASIARLMAHQGAKVFGCDLDRDAALRTQKRIQEEEGGDITVTQANATKDQDVKRAVDECLAKYGRIDVLVNNVGRSERGGPVELTEKVWDDQTDINLKSVYLSCHHILPVMEAQGSGAVVNISSIAGLRYIGKPQVAYSATKAGVIQFTKATAVIYAAKGIRLNVVVPGLMHTPLVTVLAEKYAQGDLEGFVEKRHNAVPTGRMGDGMDIAMTVLFLASSQSRYITGQKIVVDGGITSATA, from the exons ATGGAAACCACACAGCCCAGTCCCGATCCACCACTCGCAACATACCCAGACCTCAAAGATAAAGTCATCTTCC TAACCGGAGTCGGCCAGTCTGGCGACCCCAACCTCACCATCTGGGGAAATGGAGCCTCAATAGCTCGACTAATGGCACATCAAGGCGCAAAGGTCTTTGGCTGCGACTTGGATCGAGACGCTGCCTTGCGCACGCAGAAGCGTatccaggaagaagaagggggagaTATCACCGTGACACAGGCAAATGCAACGAAGGACCAGGATGTTAAGCGTGCTGTCGATGAATGTCTTGCCAAGTACGGCCGGATTGATGTCCTCGTCAA TAATGTAGGTCGATCCGAACGCGGAGGCCCCGTCGAACTGACCGAGAAAGTCTGGGACGACCAAACAGACATCAACCTCAAATCCGTCTACCTAAGCTGCCACCACATCCTACCCGTAATGGAAGCCCAGGGTAGCGGCGCCGTAGTCAATATTTCGTCAATTGCAGGCCTGCGCTACATCGGCAAACCGCAAGTCGCGTACTCCGCCACTAAAGCCGGCGTGATCCAGTTCACCAAAGCTACGGCTGTGATCTATGCTGCAAAGGGGATCCGGCTTAATGTTGTTGTTCCCGGTCTTATGCATACGCCGCTTGTGACTGTTCTGGCGGAGAAGTATGCGCAGGGTGATTTGGAGGGGTTTGTTGAGAAGAGGCATAATGCTGTGCCGACGGGGAGGATGGGTGACGGGATGGATATTGCGATGACGGTGTTGTTTTTGGCCAGCTCGCAGAGTAGGTATATCACTGGGCAGAAGATCGTGGTGGATGGGGGGATTACGTCTGCTACTGCTTGA